In Lutra lutra chromosome 6, mLutLut1.2, whole genome shotgun sequence, the following are encoded in one genomic region:
- the LOC125101549 gene encoding class I histocompatibility antigen, Gogo-OKO alpha chain-like, translated as VLVGRGQGFTPSRVIGCDVGPDGRFLCRYLRDAYDGVDHITLNKDLCSWTEADSTAQITRLKWEATGVAQRYWNYMEGRCMEWLHRHLEKGKEMLLRTEPPNTHVTRHPISDHDVTLRCWALGFYPVEITLTWQHNEEDLTQDTELVETKPTGDGNFRDDNDDSDEVIPKKAAPDEAAPHEAAPQMRPLPGPLTKEASSQTKPLPGMTQLWRGSGSGFTARLLASRPFPAAPLPRVVVCGQGHWHRGCWCLGAAGFSGPLAAQDRWRRL; from the exons GTCCTGGTGGGCCGGGGTCAGGGTTTCACACCTTCCAGAGTGATAGGCTGCGACGTGGGGCCTGATGGGCGCTTTCTGTGCCGGTACCTTCGTGATGCCTATGATGGCGTAGATCACATCACCCTGAATAAGGACCTGTGCTCCTGGACCGAGGCAGACTCCACCGCGCAGATCACCCGTCTGAAGTGGGAGGCGACTGGTGTGGCCCAGCGGTACTGGAACTACATGGAGGGCAGATGCATGGAGTGGCTCCACAGGCAcctggagaaggggaaggagatgcTGCTGCGCACAG aaccccccaacacacatgtGACCCGCCACCCCATCTCTGACCATGATGTCACCCTGAGGTGTTGGGCCCTGGGCTTCTACCCTGTGGAGATCACTCTGACCTGGCAGCATAATGAGGAGGACCTGACCCAGGACACAGAGCTTGTGGAGACCAAGCCCACAGGGGATGGAAACTTCCGCg acgacAACGACGATTCCGACGAGGTCattcccaagaaggccgctccggACGAGGCTGCTCCGCACGAGGCTGCTCCGCAGATGAGGCCGCTCCCTG GGCCGCTCACcaaggaggcctcttcccagacgaagccgctccccggaatgacaCAGCTCTGGCGAGGCAGCGGCTCAGGGTTCACGGCGAGGTTGCTGGCGTCTAGGCCGTTCCCTGCGGCACCGCTGCCGAGGGTCGTGGTGTGTGGGCAGGGCCACTGGCATCGGGGCTGCTGGTGTCTTGGTGCCGCAGGCTTCTCGGGGCCGCTGGCGGCGCAGGACCGCTGGCGGCGCTTATAG